Proteins found in one Desulfobacterales bacterium genomic segment:
- a CDS encoding oligosaccharide flippase family protein, translated as MSLRTAVLKGARVLVIGQATAQGLVLIRHMIVAQNISTADVGIGIALMSCLTLVEMMSSVRPDALLIQADDGDDPELQASVQTLESLRGLISGTVLFLLASPLAFWFEKPEAAWAFQTIAILPLLRGVGHLDPKRVQRQLNYTTDLWVAVVPQLLTALVAWPVARWLGDYSAVLLLMFVRAIAATITTHIVATRKYRWSLNREHFRRIVSFGWPLLLTGGLIYLVTQGDRFIIGSRYTHYSIAALGLFGLARNTTAASRELVAATANPILLPLFSQTRNDPARLEALYTRSCQGLAVVAAGSCIPFFLMGGRLMGWIYGEEYHDSANFIGWLAAAQAMNMLCNPPIRASLAMADTRNSLITSLVRGTSLMAMILVAVLEGSLAWMAIAGLAGEAAGFVASSLRLHKTSGIKPGLSLRPACFTLAWIFVGWALSTQVYDTSSATVIVTCLSSLLAVVITGLLCFPLLRHEASATFARFS; from the coding sequence ATGAGTCTCCGCACAGCAGTTCTCAAGGGTGCGCGCGTGCTTGTCATCGGGCAGGCGACAGCCCAGGGACTGGTCCTCATACGCCACATGATCGTGGCGCAAAACATCAGCACCGCGGACGTGGGCATTGGCATTGCGTTGATGTCTTGCCTGACCCTAGTGGAAATGATGAGCAGCGTCCGCCCGGACGCTTTGTTGATTCAGGCCGATGACGGTGACGATCCCGAACTTCAGGCCTCCGTACAGACGCTCGAATCCCTGCGCGGCTTGATCTCAGGGACCGTGTTATTTCTCTTGGCAAGCCCCCTGGCCTTTTGGTTTGAGAAACCCGAAGCGGCATGGGCTTTCCAGACCATTGCTATCTTGCCGCTTTTAAGGGGCGTCGGACACCTGGACCCGAAACGGGTGCAACGTCAACTCAACTACACGACGGACTTGTGGGTAGCGGTGGTTCCTCAATTGCTGACAGCCCTTGTGGCTTGGCCAGTTGCGCGGTGGCTGGGGGATTATTCGGCCGTCCTCCTCTTGATGTTCGTGCGTGCGATTGCCGCGACGATCACCACCCACATCGTGGCCACACGCAAGTACCGCTGGAGCCTGAATCGCGAGCATTTTCGGCGCATCGTCTCTTTCGGTTGGCCGCTCCTATTGACGGGTGGACTCATCTACCTGGTCACCCAAGGGGACCGGTTCATCATCGGCTCGCGGTATACGCATTACAGTATTGCAGCCCTAGGCTTGTTCGGTCTGGCCCGTAACACGACGGCCGCCTCACGGGAGTTGGTCGCAGCCACCGCCAACCCGATCCTGTTGCCCCTGTTCTCCCAGACGCGCAACGACCCAGCTCGACTCGAGGCCTTGTACACCCGTAGCTGTCAAGGACTCGCCGTCGTCGCCGCGGGCAGCTGCATCCCCTTCTTCTTGATGGGAGGCCGGTTGATGGGTTGGATCTACGGCGAGGAATACCACGACTCTGCAAACTTCATTGGTTGGTTGGCGGCTGCCCAAGCCATGAACATGTTGTGCAATCCTCCGATCCGGGCTTCGCTAGCCATGGCGGATACGCGCAATTCGCTCATCACGAGTTTGGTCCGGGGCACATCTCTCATGGCCATGATTCTCGTCGCGGTCCTTGAGGGAAGCCTGGCATGGATGGCCATTGCAGGACTCGCTGGCGAAGCCGCAGGTTTCGTGGCCTCCTCACTACGCCTGCACAAGACCTCCGGGATCAAGCCAGGGCTTAGCCTGCGACCCGCATGCTTCACCTTGGCGTGGATATTCGTTGGTTGGGCCCTCTCCACTCAGGTATATGACACAAGCTCTGCCACCGTAATTGTGACTTGCTTGAGTTCCCTGCTGGCAGTCGTCATCACGGGCTTGCTTTGCTTTCCCCTGTTGCGGCACGAGGCATCGGCCACCTTTGCCCGGTTCTCGTGA
- a CDS encoding glycosyltransferase family 2 protein, giving the protein MSPANVNYVVITPVRDEEEHVEGTILSVLGQTIRPKEWLIVNDGSTDGSGAILDKYAAQHDWITAVHVKDRGYRADGGGVHAFYEGFDRMRTKDWQFLANLDSDMVLEPDYYERCFQKFEQEPKLGLGGGVIYNRRENGLELEELPLFHVRGATKIYGRECWDAMGGLYQRNGWDTLDEVKCNMLGWTSRSFPDVHLIQERFTGDGLGQWSNWVKNGRASYVVGYHPLFFLAKTLAKVKSMPIGVASLGLLRGYLGALLSGTKTIEDTELIRYLRDQQFRRLVGKPTMWR; this is encoded by the coding sequence ATGTCCCCCGCGAATGTGAACTACGTCGTGATCACGCCCGTCCGGGACGAGGAGGAGCATGTCGAAGGGACGATATTGAGTGTCCTTGGCCAGACAATTCGGCCCAAGGAGTGGTTGATCGTGAACGATGGATCCACCGACGGCAGCGGCGCGATCCTCGACAAGTACGCGGCCCAGCATGATTGGATCACCGCAGTACATGTGAAGGACCGCGGCTACCGAGCGGATGGCGGCGGCGTGCATGCCTTCTACGAAGGTTTCGATCGCATGCGAACAAAGGACTGGCAGTTCCTTGCCAATCTGGACTCGGACATGGTGCTCGAGCCCGACTATTACGAACGCTGCTTTCAAAAATTCGAGCAGGAGCCCAAGCTTGGCCTGGGGGGCGGGGTGATTTACAACCGGCGGGAAAACGGTTTGGAGTTGGAGGAGCTTCCGCTCTTCCACGTGCGTGGCGCCACCAAGATCTATGGGCGCGAGTGTTGGGACGCCATGGGCGGCCTGTACCAGCGCAATGGTTGGGACACGCTCGATGAGGTCAAGTGCAACATGTTGGGCTGGACCAGCCGCAGTTTTCCCGATGTACACCTGATCCAGGAACGCTTTACCGGGGATGGACTGGGGCAATGGAGTAACTGGGTCAAAAACGGCCGCGCTAGTTACGTGGTGGGGTATCACCCCCTGTTCTTCCTGGCGAAGACCCTGGCCAAGGTGAAATCCATGCCCATTGGCGTCGCCAGTCTGGGGCTGTTGCGTGGCTATCTGGGTGCGCTGCTCTCTGGCACAAAGACGATCGAAGATACTGAGCTCATTCGCTATTTGCGGGACCAGCAGTTCCGCAGACTAGTGGGTAAACCAACCATGTGGCGCTAA
- a CDS encoding nucleotide sugar dehydrogenase, translated as MMNPALQELKKKINDRNILVGIIGLGYVGLPLSLTFLRRQIPVLGFDLDPGKIEMLAAGRSYIKHVGSGELAGFVSSGSFSATDDFARLAEPEVILICVPTPLTRNREPDLQYILATAGAIAATLRPGQLVVLESTTYPGTTDEVLRPVLEKTGLAAGIDFALAYSPEREDPGNPQYATADIPKVVGGWDDISTGIAAALYKTALKEVVEVATSQAAEMCKLLENIFRSVNIAMVNELKILCHRMGIDIWEVIRASSTKPFGFMPFYPGPGLGGHCIPIDPFYLTWKAKEIGRSTRFIELAGEINTEMPTYVVGRLALALNELSKAVRGSRVLILGLAYKADVDDTRESPSFALIEKLSDMGAKVDYSDPHIARTVPVRKHDLQMTSVELTPETIASYDAILLATAHTAVDYALLAEHAELIVDTRNAMGPFAEQMGSRLVRA; from the coding sequence ATGATGAATCCCGCCCTGCAGGAGTTGAAAAAAAAGATCAATGATCGCAACATCCTGGTAGGTATCATCGGCCTGGGCTATGTCGGGTTGCCGCTCAGTCTTACCTTCCTCCGCAGGCAGATCCCGGTACTCGGCTTTGATCTCGACCCGGGCAAGATCGAGATGCTCGCGGCTGGCCGGAGCTATATCAAACATGTGGGATCCGGGGAACTGGCCGGTTTTGTCTCCAGCGGCAGCTTTTCCGCTACCGATGATTTTGCCCGACTGGCCGAACCGGAGGTGATCCTGATCTGCGTGCCCACCCCCTTGACCCGCAACCGGGAACCGGACCTCCAGTACATCCTGGCCACGGCCGGGGCCATTGCCGCAACCCTGCGGCCCGGCCAGCTGGTGGTGCTGGAATCCACCACCTACCCGGGCACCACCGACGAGGTGCTGCGCCCGGTCCTGGAAAAAACCGGGCTTGCGGCCGGCATTGACTTTGCCCTGGCCTATTCACCGGAACGGGAAGACCCCGGCAACCCCCAATATGCCACCGCCGACATTCCCAAGGTGGTCGGCGGCTGGGACGACATCTCCACCGGAATCGCCGCAGCCCTCTACAAGACAGCCTTGAAAGAGGTGGTGGAGGTTGCCACCAGCCAGGCGGCGGAGATGTGCAAGCTGCTGGAAAACATCTTCCGCAGCGTCAATATCGCCATGGTCAACGAGTTGAAGATCCTCTGCCACCGGATGGGGATCGACATCTGGGAGGTGATCCGGGCATCGAGCACCAAGCCCTTCGGCTTCATGCCCTTTTATCCCGGACCCGGCCTGGGCGGCCACTGCATCCCCATCGACCCCTTTTACTTGACGTGGAAGGCCAAGGAAATCGGGCGCTCTACGCGCTTCATCGAACTGGCAGGAGAGATCAATACGGAAATGCCCACCTACGTGGTGGGACGTTTAGCCTTGGCATTGAACGAGCTCAGCAAGGCCGTGCGCGGATCCCGCGTACTAATACTTGGTTTGGCCTATAAGGCCGATGTGGATGACACGCGCGAGTCGCCATCCTTCGCATTGATCGAAAAGCTCTCCGACATGGGCGCCAAAGTCGACTACTCCGATCCGCACATCGCGCGCACGGTTCCCGTTCGCAAGCATGACCTGCAGATGACAAGTGTTGAGCTCACACCGGAAACCATCGCTTCCTACGATGCAATCCTCCTGGCGACCGCCCACACTGCAGTCGACTACGCCCTCTTGGCGGAGCACGCAGAGTTGATCGTGGACACCCGCAATGCCATGGGCCCCTTCGCAGAGCAAATGGGTTCTCGTCTGGTACGCGCCTAA